The sequence AGAGACGTAACTCAAGCGATTGCGCCAGTTCACGCGAGATACGGTTGTATTCCTGGGTAGGGTCACAGTATGGTCGAGTGTCTCCAGACTCGCACGGTTGGTGATAGCACCCTGCCGGTGGTGGGGGAAGGGAAGCCACGAGAATGTCGTCGTCCGCCATACTCGTCTTATCGGGTGTCTGCAAGAATAAGTGAAATAGTTTGGCATCGACCCTCAATTTATCTCCGTTAGTGAGTATTATTCATTAGTATAGATATGAATTTAACCGGGCGGTAATCGATGTATCTCATGAGAGGCGACCGGATCGAGTGCCTATTTTGGGCGATGCAGTTATGTTCTGAGAGAACTTGTAGACTCTATGTCTACGATTGCGACGTTTACTGTGCCTGCGGACGCCTTCCCACTTGGACACATCTTTGAGTCCTTTCCCGAGATTACGATCGAGATCGAACAAGTCGTCCCGACAAAGAACGCGATTCTCCCCTATTTTTGGGTGCGGGAGGAACCCGTTGGAAACGTTCAACAGGCCCTCGAAGCAGAAGGGGTACTCAAGTCGTACACGCTTGTCGACGACCTTGGCGACCAAGGCTTGTTCCGTGCCGAGTGGAACCCAGATGCTGAAGGTATCCTCACCGGGATTACCAATGCGCAATTGACGGTGCTCTCCGCGACCGGCACCGAAGACGAATGGGAGTTCAAGTTTCGGGCCGAAGATTCCGACCGAATCGCGGAGTTTCAACGATATTGTGCTGACCAAGGCATTGACATTACGATCGGACGCATCCATTCGGTCGGAGCGCGAACCGGCGAAGGAGCGTACGGTCTTACGCCGGAACAGCGAGAAGCCGTGTTACTAGCCTACCGAAGTGGCTACTATGAGGCGCCGCCAGAAACAAACCTAGGTGAACTTGCGGAGGAACTCGGAATAACTCACCAGTCGTTCTCTGACCGACTCCGACGAGGGACAAATAGCCTCATCGGGGAAACACTTGATGTAACGTGATTTATCCGCCCCCATTTTAAATGGGCTGAATATACTGCCTTGAGGCTCAACAGAATCAAGGGCTTACAGTAGAATAGGAGCCCAATAGTGACACGCCCTACCGAAACTGCTTCAACTG is a genomic window of Halorussus salinus containing:
- a CDS encoding helix-turn-helix domain-containing protein; its protein translation is MSTIATFTVPADAFPLGHIFESFPEITIEIEQVVPTKNAILPYFWVREEPVGNVQQALEAEGVLKSYTLVDDLGDQGLFRAEWNPDAEGILTGITNAQLTVLSATGTEDEWEFKFRAEDSDRIAEFQRYCADQGIDITIGRIHSVGARTGEGAYGLTPEQREAVLLAYRSGYYEAPPETNLGELAEELGITHQSFSDRLRRGTNSLIGETLDVT